DNA sequence from the Tissierella sp. MB52-C2 genome:
ATTTATAATACAAATAAGAAGATGATTTCTGTATTGAGCAGAGATTATCTTTTTTATTTTTAAATATATTGTGTTAACTCTATTAAAAGAGGGTATTATATACATAAGTTAGGCATGCCTAACTTAATACAATTACGGAGGAAGATTATGAACATAAATAAAGAAGATTATTTAAAGGCGATTTATGAGCTAGGTGGTGACAAGGAGCAGGTTAGCAATAAGAATATAGCTAGAGCACTTAATATATCACCTCCCTCTGTATCAGAGATGATAAAAAAGCTATTACAAGATGGCTATGTTGAATATACAGTGTATCAAGGTATAAAACTTACAGAATATGGAGCTACAGAAGCTAGGAAAATTAGAAGGAGACATCTTCTGTGGGAGGTTTTTCTTGTGGAGAAACTAGGATATAATTCTGAGGAAGTACATGATGAAGCAGAGAAACTAGAGCATGTAACTAATAAAAAGCTAGAAGAAAAATTGGATGAATATTTGA
Encoded proteins:
- a CDS encoding metal-dependent transcriptional regulator; this encodes MNINKEDYLKAIYELGGDKEQVSNKNIARALNISPPSVSEMIKKLLQDGYVEYTVYQGIKLTEYGATEARKIRRRHLLWEVFLVEKLGYNSEEVHDEAEKLEHVTNKKLEEKLDEYLNYPEVCPHGSKIIREE